Proteins from a single region of Pyxidicoccus xibeiensis:
- a CDS encoding BatD family protein, whose protein sequence is MTRLLPWVLVLWVAAAPAWSAQPPGAPADETVQPRDVSVRVEPKQVRIGDPFTYEVVITHPKDHRYELALPKETGDFEVLNQTRQRQDGPDSATTTFGVRMSAFALGTQQVPALAFDVATPDGMRKFSLPGREVEVASTLPADADGQGAELFDYQPPQEVLVRSWRLVLTLLGALAAALLAWALWRWWKNRPKHVAVEPLLPLDVRTRKALDALKAQELPAKGHVKDFYFRLSEIIRGYLGERYGFEALECTSSELMASLRRLQAPGLPEDALMRFVSESDMVKYARADASPESCRDSLAFGYALIDQTYVPPPPPQAPVNAAAPRVQ, encoded by the coding sequence GTGACGCGCCTTCTGCCCTGGGTCCTCGTGCTGTGGGTGGCCGCGGCTCCGGCATGGAGCGCGCAGCCACCGGGCGCGCCCGCCGACGAGACGGTGCAGCCCCGGGACGTCTCCGTGCGCGTGGAGCCGAAGCAGGTGCGCATCGGCGACCCGTTCACCTACGAGGTGGTCATCACCCACCCGAAGGACCACCGCTACGAGCTGGCGCTGCCCAAGGAGACGGGTGACTTCGAGGTCCTGAACCAGACGCGCCAGCGCCAGGACGGGCCGGACTCGGCCACCACGACCTTCGGAGTGCGGATGTCCGCCTTCGCGCTGGGCACGCAGCAGGTGCCGGCGCTCGCGTTCGACGTGGCCACGCCGGACGGCATGCGCAAGTTCTCCCTGCCGGGCCGCGAGGTGGAGGTGGCGTCCACGCTGCCCGCGGACGCGGACGGGCAGGGCGCGGAGCTGTTCGACTACCAGCCCCCGCAGGAGGTGCTCGTCCGCTCGTGGCGCCTGGTGCTGACGCTGCTGGGCGCGCTGGCCGCGGCCCTGCTGGCGTGGGCGCTGTGGCGCTGGTGGAAGAACCGGCCGAAGCACGTGGCGGTGGAGCCGCTGCTGCCGCTGGACGTGCGCACCCGCAAGGCGCTGGACGCGCTCAAGGCGCAGGAGCTGCCCGCGAAGGGCCACGTGAAGGACTTCTACTTCCGGCTGTCCGAAATCATCCGTGGCTACCTCGGAGAGCGCTACGGCTTCGAGGCGCTGGAGTGCACCAGCTCGGAGCTGATGGCCTCGCTGCGCCGCCTGCAGGCGCCCGGGCTGCCGGAGGACGCGCTGATGCGCTTCGTGTCCGAGTCGGACATGGTGAAGTACGCGCGCGCGGACGCCTCACCCGAGTCCTGCCGCGACTCGCTGGCCTTCGGCTACGCGCTCATCGACCAGACGTACGTTCCGCCCCCGCCCCCTCAGGCCCCCGTCAATGCCGCCGCTCCCCGCGTTCAATAA
- a CDS encoding SAF domain-containing protein, giving the protein MNAPRAPQQGSGFFPGAVIGGVLGFLVMALVLGVGGYAYVKKRANDARRGWNLVPVVVAAQDMPEDTLVTFEGLSQRSVPEQFVTTSVVKPDSASYIVNQRLNVSVQAGDPMLWTHFDTKKRAPFLVAARDIPVGAKLTEADMVPKGLDSELVTPSYVKESERPQVVGRPVIAAFRKGDPILWTHFRNEPPPVTGATAP; this is encoded by the coding sequence ATGAATGCTCCCAGGGCTCCCCAGCAGGGCAGTGGCTTCTTTCCCGGCGCGGTCATCGGCGGCGTGCTTGGCTTCCTCGTCATGGCGCTGGTGCTCGGCGTGGGCGGCTACGCGTATGTGAAGAAGCGCGCGAATGACGCCCGGCGGGGATGGAATCTGGTGCCCGTGGTCGTCGCGGCCCAGGACATGCCCGAGGACACCCTCGTCACGTTCGAGGGCCTCTCCCAGCGCTCGGTCCCGGAGCAGTTCGTGACCACCTCGGTGGTCAAGCCGGACAGCGCCAGCTACATCGTGAACCAGCGCCTCAACGTGTCCGTGCAGGCCGGCGACCCGATGCTCTGGACCCACTTCGATACGAAGAAGCGGGCCCCCTTCCTCGTGGCGGCGAGGGACATCCCGGTCGGCGCGAAGCTGACGGAGGCGGACATGGTCCCCAAGGGGCTGGACTCGGAGCTCGTGACACCGTCCTACGTGAAGGAGTCCGAGCGCCCGCAGGTGGTGGGCCGCCCTGTCATTGCCGCCTTCCGCAAGGGCGACCCCATCCTCTGGACCCACTTCAGGAACGAGCCGCCGCCCGTCACTGGCGCCACGGCTCCGTAG
- a CDS encoding AAA family ATPase, producing MNTDIRALTERVQQESSFVEVLNQETGKVIVGQRYMLERILIGLLCNGHVLLEGVPGLAKTLTVRTVADSLSATFMRIQFTPDLLPADVVGTMIYNQQAANFTVRKGPIFANIVLADEINRAPAKVQSALLEAMAERQVTIGDQSFGLPSPFLVLATQNPIEQEGTYPLPEAQVDRFMLKVKVGYPTRDEEKVIMDRMSGGTSPRAQKVIGLEHLVRARELVHHIYMDEKVKEYILNVVFATREPNKYGLKDLADYIQFGASPRATISLAQAARAHAFLRHRGFVTPEDVKAIAFDVLRHRIAMTYEAEAEELTAEKIIQRVFDRVEVP from the coding sequence TTGAACACCGATATCCGCGCGCTCACCGAACGCGTGCAGCAGGAAAGCAGCTTCGTCGAGGTCCTCAACCAGGAGACCGGCAAGGTCATCGTCGGGCAGCGCTACATGCTCGAGCGCATCCTCATCGGCCTGCTCTGCAACGGGCACGTGCTGCTGGAAGGCGTCCCCGGCCTCGCCAAGACGCTCACCGTGCGCACCGTGGCGGACTCCCTGAGCGCCACCTTCATGCGCATCCAGTTCACCCCGGACCTGCTGCCCGCGGACGTGGTGGGCACGATGATCTACAACCAGCAGGCGGCCAACTTCACCGTCCGCAAGGGGCCCATCTTCGCGAACATCGTCCTGGCGGACGAAATCAACCGCGCCCCCGCCAAGGTCCAGTCCGCCCTCCTGGAGGCCATGGCAGAGCGCCAGGTCACCATCGGCGACCAGTCCTTCGGCCTGCCCTCGCCGTTCCTCGTGCTGGCCACCCAGAACCCCATTGAGCAGGAAGGCACCTACCCGCTGCCCGAGGCGCAGGTGGACCGCTTCATGCTCAAGGTGAAGGTGGGCTACCCCACGCGGGACGAAGAGAAGGTCATCATGGACCGGATGTCCGGGGGCACGTCGCCCAGGGCCCAGAAGGTCATCGGCCTGGAGCACCTGGTCCGCGCCCGCGAGCTCGTCCACCACATCTACATGGACGAGAAGGTGAAGGAGTACATCCTCAACGTGGTGTTCGCCACGCGCGAGCCCAACAAGTACGGCCTCAAGGACCTGGCGGACTACATCCAGTTCGGCGCCTCGCCGCGCGCCACCATCTCCCTGGCCCAGGCCGCCCGCGCCCACGCCTTCCTGCGCCACCGCGGCTTCGTCACCCCCGAGGACGTGAAGGCCATCGCCTTCGACGTGCTCCGCCACCGCATCGCCATGACATACGAGGCGGAGGCGGAGGAGCTCACCGCGGAGAAGATCATCCAGCGCGTGTTCGACCGCGTCGAAGTCCCCTGA
- a CDS encoding VWA domain-containing protein: MTPVEPWRFTVLGYQAGLAQPFFLLLMVFGVLAGLLALVGALRRRSRVRALLNERHADRFTPGVSVWRPATQGGLYGLGLALFGFALAQPQCGTKSELTKRRGIDVVVALDASKSMLARDVQPSRLERAKLELTTLLDELKGDRVGLVVFAGDAFIQSPLTSDYSAVKLFLRAVDPEVMPQGGTNVGAALKLAKQVLDNADRGSKERVVVLLSDGEDLFGEVSESTEALKEAGVQVLAVGVGSESGEPIPVYDRRGEFVDYKKDPAGETVITRLDRAGLTAIAEGTGGAFFYQPRGVAMAQVVERIDQLQKSELESRVTVRYDERFQTFAIPGLVLLALGMLLMPSSRRRSSP, from the coding sequence GTGACGCCCGTGGAACCCTGGCGCTTCACCGTGCTCGGCTACCAGGCGGGGCTCGCCCAGCCCTTCTTCCTGCTGCTGATGGTGTTCGGCGTGCTGGCGGGCCTGCTCGCGCTGGTGGGGGCGCTGCGCCGCCGCTCGCGCGTGCGGGCGCTGCTGAACGAGCGCCACGCGGACCGCTTCACCCCCGGCGTCTCCGTGTGGCGTCCGGCCACGCAGGGCGGGCTGTACGGGCTGGGGCTGGCGCTGTTCGGCTTCGCGCTGGCGCAGCCGCAGTGTGGCACCAAGAGCGAGCTGACGAAGCGGCGCGGCATCGACGTGGTGGTGGCGCTGGACGCGTCCAAGTCCATGCTCGCGCGCGACGTGCAGCCCAGCCGCCTGGAGCGCGCCAAGCTGGAGCTGACGACGCTGCTGGACGAGCTGAAGGGCGACCGCGTGGGCCTGGTGGTGTTCGCGGGCGACGCGTTCATCCAGTCTCCGCTCACGTCGGACTACTCGGCGGTGAAGCTCTTCCTGCGCGCGGTGGACCCGGAGGTGATGCCCCAGGGCGGCACCAACGTGGGCGCGGCGCTGAAGCTGGCGAAGCAGGTGCTGGACAACGCGGACCGGGGCTCGAAGGAGCGCGTGGTGGTGCTGCTGTCGGACGGCGAGGACCTCTTCGGCGAGGTGTCCGAGTCCACCGAGGCGCTGAAGGAAGCGGGCGTGCAGGTGCTGGCGGTGGGCGTGGGCTCGGAGTCCGGAGAGCCCATCCCCGTCTATGACCGGCGGGGCGAGTTCGTGGACTACAAGAAGGACCCGGCCGGTGAGACGGTGATTACGCGGCTGGACCGGGCGGGGCTGACGGCCATCGCCGAGGGCACGGGCGGCGCGTTCTTCTACCAGCCGCGCGGCGTGGCCATGGCGCAGGTGGTGGAGCGCATCGACCAGCTGCAGAAGAGCGAGCTGGAGAGCCGGGTGACGGTCCGCTACGACGAGCGCTTCCAGACCTTCGCCATTCCGGGGCTGGTGCTGCTCGCGCTGGGCATGTTGCTGATGCCGTCCTCGCGCCGGAGGTCCTCGCCGTGA
- a CDS encoding PDZ domain-containing protein, which produces MFLAVMTSALLAATPFSVTIEPLGFSARSDGEQVTVEKVKKGSVAAKVGLAPGMRIERINSPMRLFARKPITELNETDLHDALMPAWEEPLWLTVRVGEKQAEMQLARKDRPPAEEFPVIPLPPEQLLRLTPRQHARYMARLGSYYNSDSEPQPKPALRLEQGATAHVVGGKLKEVDGGGATPAWVYARATLDANCQRTLEKVVLRGTTPGLPRTFTRKPGFAEYNARFEVDLPLWKPAAVTRACTSKTSSLTVPLVADMYCKGVPVQKTKLTATLAVECKQEPAPGDEDLRGDFSLLVLERPGDTLRPGQLAVGAKGNVELRVYLGNVIPRPSEATLVELDAKGKVSRRFGKEKVPEDESSDQTFQVELDTKEPRTVRLALEVRFPDGSVVLGPPEEVEVVTPEQVAEERRQIEEAHERMQSFQRKLLDARKDPCEKIEATVAWLKAQPEIEWASGDGSHSFSYQVKGALAPLIFSCHSP; this is translated from the coding sequence ATGTTCCTGGCTGTCATGACGAGCGCGCTGCTCGCGGCAACGCCCTTCTCCGTCACCATCGAGCCCCTGGGCTTCTCCGCCCGGTCAGACGGCGAGCAGGTGACGGTGGAGAAGGTGAAGAAGGGCAGCGTCGCCGCGAAGGTGGGGCTTGCGCCCGGGATGCGAATCGAGCGTATCAACTCGCCCATGCGGCTCTTCGCGCGCAAGCCCATCACCGAGCTCAACGAGACCGACCTGCACGACGCGCTCATGCCCGCGTGGGAGGAGCCGCTCTGGCTCACGGTCCGCGTGGGCGAGAAGCAAGCAGAGATGCAGCTCGCCCGGAAGGACCGCCCCCCGGCCGAGGAGTTCCCCGTCATTCCCCTTCCACCCGAGCAGCTCCTTCGGCTGACGCCCAGGCAGCATGCGCGGTACATGGCGCGCCTGGGGAGCTACTACAATTCGGATTCGGAGCCCCAGCCCAAGCCCGCGCTCAGGCTCGAGCAGGGAGCCACGGCACACGTCGTGGGCGGCAAGCTCAAGGAGGTGGATGGCGGCGGCGCCACGCCCGCGTGGGTCTACGCCCGTGCCACCCTCGATGCGAACTGCCAGCGGACGCTCGAGAAGGTGGTCCTGCGCGGCACCACGCCCGGCCTGCCCCGGACCTTCACACGCAAGCCGGGCTTCGCTGAGTACAACGCCCGCTTCGAAGTCGACCTTCCGCTCTGGAAGCCCGCCGCGGTGACCCGGGCCTGCACCTCCAAGACCTCCTCGCTCACCGTCCCGCTCGTCGCGGACATGTACTGCAAGGGTGTCCCCGTCCAGAAGACGAAGCTCACCGCGACGCTGGCAGTGGAGTGCAAGCAGGAGCCGGCTCCCGGCGATGAAGACCTCCGTGGAGACTTCTCGCTGCTGGTGCTGGAGCGGCCCGGAGACACCCTCCGCCCCGGGCAGCTCGCCGTGGGCGCCAAGGGGAACGTCGAGCTGAGGGTCTACCTGGGCAACGTCATCCCCCGCCCTTCCGAGGCCACCCTGGTGGAGCTCGATGCGAAGGGGAAGGTCTCCCGGCGGTTCGGCAAGGAGAAGGTGCCGGAGGATGAGTCCTCCGACCAGACGTTCCAGGTCGAGCTGGACACGAAGGAGCCCCGCACCGTGCGGCTGGCCCTGGAGGTGCGGTTCCCCGATGGGAGCGTCGTGCTGGGCCCGCCGGAAGAGGTGGAGGTCGTCACACCGGAGCAGGTGGCCGAGGAGCGGCGGCAGATTGAAGAGGCCCACGAGCGGATGCAGTCCTTCCAGCGCAAGCTCCTGGACGCCCGGAAGGACCCTTGCGAGAAGATTGAAGCCACGGTGGCCTGGCTCAAGGCCCAGCCCGAAATCGAGTGGGCTTCCGGTGATGGTAGCCACTCGTTCTCGTACCAGGTGAAGGGCGCACTCGCGCCGCTCATCTTCTCGTGTCACTCGCCTTGA
- a CDS encoding family 43 glycosylhydrolase, protein MKSARVVVLLATLSTSIAGCGDGQPLEPEPSLERDSMPRQLAGVCDGVTCSGHGVCRDEAGTARCICDEGFTGPACATRGGDYGRRTLLVPGLADPDVYKEHDDLFFLSGTGNGWQLPIYETRDLTSFQLKRSYDPSVADPVHDYCFLWAPDLGKYNGAYQLYFSAHRVPNGAPCPPSGQDVTTFVATAPDLNLHFGAPQPINANTTWPRTSTATGCLPQGCNRNIRIDSATYNDTSGRWFFYVWFDRGNNISSFNTAAPGTVYNHAGPAVFATPAYEEGINEAPEVFKRNGLYYLLLSGGWYNSQYAMYYIMGDSIPQLTRARAVRRLSQPLRNSAGRLVQSHGHNVIVERRGEYFNVFHVGAFDAAGNLTSRSTYKQRVAFKPDGSLHSFNQVNVRWNKLTGYSYSLDVVLRDGSVVGPCLAVGVLGQSNKTVFDGVCRSAGDRVVTKGDIAAFRIFYSNNNVWGPFVETPYDGISDDVALSLPGGYTPFVDLNWSEEETPAQYSIDVQRRDTGAWIGPCIGVTSVNKSLSWTYQGRCDTPGINVPYSNIQAFRICSAVNGDWAHARCGATPYDGLGMHSHIVIP, encoded by the coding sequence ATGAAGAGCGCCCGTGTCGTCGTGCTGCTGGCCACCCTGTCCACCTCCATCGCCGGATGTGGAGACGGACAGCCCCTGGAGCCCGAGCCCTCGCTGGAGCGGGACTCGATGCCACGGCAGCTCGCCGGGGTCTGCGACGGCGTCACCTGCAGCGGCCACGGCGTCTGCCGGGACGAGGCTGGCACCGCGCGCTGCATCTGTGACGAGGGCTTCACGGGCCCCGCCTGCGCCACGCGCGGTGGCGACTACGGGCGACGCACGCTGCTCGTGCCGGGGCTGGCGGACCCGGACGTCTACAAGGAACACGACGACCTGTTCTTCCTGTCCGGCACCGGCAATGGCTGGCAGCTGCCCATCTACGAGACGCGCGACCTGACGAGCTTCCAGCTCAAGCGCTCCTATGACCCGTCGGTGGCCGACCCCGTCCACGACTACTGCTTCCTGTGGGCGCCGGACCTCGGCAAGTACAACGGGGCCTACCAGCTCTACTTCTCCGCCCACCGGGTGCCCAACGGCGCACCGTGCCCTCCGTCCGGCCAGGACGTGACGACCTTCGTGGCCACCGCGCCAGACTTGAACCTCCACTTCGGCGCGCCCCAGCCCATCAATGCCAACACGACGTGGCCGCGCACCTCCACCGCCACGGGCTGCCTGCCGCAGGGCTGCAACCGGAACATCCGCATCGACTCGGCCACGTACAACGACACGTCGGGGCGCTGGTTCTTCTATGTCTGGTTCGACCGGGGCAACAACATCTCCTCCTTCAACACCGCGGCCCCCGGCACCGTCTACAACCACGCGGGCCCGGCGGTGTTCGCGACCCCGGCCTACGAGGAAGGCATCAACGAGGCCCCCGAGGTCTTCAAGCGCAATGGCCTGTACTACCTGCTCCTCAGTGGCGGTTGGTACAACAGCCAGTACGCCATGTATTACATCATGGGTGACTCCATTCCCCAGCTCACGCGGGCGCGGGCGGTGCGGCGGCTCTCCCAGCCCCTGCGCAACTCCGCCGGCAGGCTGGTTCAGTCCCACGGCCACAACGTCATCGTCGAGCGCCGGGGTGAGTACTTCAATGTCTTCCATGTCGGCGCCTTCGACGCCGCCGGCAACCTCACCTCGCGCAGCACGTACAAGCAGCGCGTCGCCTTCAAGCCGGACGGCTCGCTGCACTCGTTCAATCAGGTGAACGTCCGCTGGAACAAGCTGACCGGCTACAGCTACTCGCTCGACGTCGTGCTGCGCGACGGGTCTGTGGTTGGCCCATGCCTGGCCGTGGGCGTCCTCGGGCAGTCCAACAAGACTGTCTTCGACGGCGTTTGCCGCAGCGCCGGGGACCGCGTGGTGACGAAGGGAGACATCGCCGCCTTCCGCATCTTCTATTCGAACAACAATGTCTGGGGCCCCTTCGTCGAGACGCCCTATGACGGCATCTCTGACGACGTGGCCCTGTCCCTGCCGGGCGGCTACACGCCCTTCGTGGACCTGAACTGGAGCGAGGAGGAGACGCCCGCCCAGTACTCCATCGACGTGCAGCGGCGCGACACCGGCGCGTGGATTGGCCCGTGCATCGGCGTCACCTCCGTCAACAAGAGCCTTTCGTGGACGTACCAGGGACGCTGCGACACGCCCGGCATCAACGTGCCGTACTCCAACATCCAGGCCTTCCGCATCTGCTCGGCGGTGAATGGCGACTGGGCCCATGCCCGCTGCGGCGCCACGCCGTATGACGGGCTCGGCATGCACTCGCACATCGTCATCCCCTGA
- a CDS encoding tetratricopeptide repeat protein, whose translation MSAHVESRAARLLAWGLLVALAVPSPVWAAGLLERDHPLVQQGREAYLAGRYEDALAAFEAAKKERPNDPAVDFNRADALAKLGRIDDAREVFKGVTESNRPDLRQKAWYNLGNLHATTGDRQEALKSYRRALTLDPQDVQARHNYEVVLRNLPPPQQKNQPDGGGDGGSDGGSDGGRPDSGSDGGQQGDGGTPQDGGMDGGADGGADGGSADGGADGGADGGQGGDGGSDGGTDGGADGGDQGQPQKGDGGSDGGADGGEDDGEGDPKDGGSDGGSEGESDSEESQADGGTSPADLDRQEAERLLDAMKQNEKNLQLWRFQQKKKQRKPNEKDW comes from the coding sequence GTGAGCGCGCACGTGGAGTCTCGCGCCGCGCGCCTGCTGGCCTGGGGGCTGTTGGTGGCGCTCGCCGTGCCTTCGCCCGTGTGGGCCGCGGGGCTGCTGGAGCGCGACCACCCGCTGGTGCAGCAGGGGCGCGAGGCGTACCTGGCGGGCCGCTACGAGGACGCGCTGGCGGCCTTCGAGGCGGCGAAGAAGGAGCGGCCCAATGACCCCGCGGTGGACTTCAACCGCGCGGACGCGCTGGCCAAGCTCGGCCGCATCGACGATGCGCGCGAGGTCTTCAAGGGTGTGACGGAGTCCAACCGGCCCGACCTGCGTCAGAAGGCCTGGTACAACCTGGGCAACCTGCACGCCACCACGGGCGACCGGCAGGAGGCGCTCAAGTCCTACCGGCGGGCCCTCACGTTGGACCCGCAGGACGTGCAGGCCCGCCACAACTACGAGGTGGTGCTGCGCAACCTGCCTCCGCCGCAGCAGAAGAACCAGCCGGACGGTGGCGGGGATGGCGGGAGCGACGGAGGCAGCGACGGCGGTCGTCCGGACTCGGGCTCGGATGGTGGCCAGCAGGGGGATGGTGGCACGCCCCAGGATGGCGGCATGGATGGAGGGGCCGACGGCGGCGCGGATGGTGGCTCTGCGGACGGCGGGGCCGACGGCGGCGCGGATGGAGGCCAGGGCGGCGACGGTGGCAGCGACGGTGGCACGGACGGCGGGGCCGACGGTGGGGACCAGGGACAGCCGCAGAAGGGCGACGGCGGCAGTGACGGCGGCGCGGATGGTGGCGAGGACGACGGAGAGGGTGACCCCAAGGACGGCGGCAGCGACGGGGGCAGTGAGGGAGAATCCGACTCGGAGGAGTCCCAGGCGGACGGTGGGACGAGCCCGGCGGACCTCGACCGGCAGGAGGCGGAGCGCCTGCTGGATGCGATGAAGCAGAACGAGAAGAATCTCCAGCTCTGGCGTTTCCAGCAGAAGAAGAAGCAGAGGAAGCCGAATGAGAAGGACTGGTAG
- a CDS encoding vWA domain-containing protein: MPPLPAFNNPEALWGLLLVPLLLLQAWRERRARATLRFSGAHVFARSGKGFRTYLLPLLPLLRAAAVTAAILAIARPQGRDSRVRDLSVEGIDIVVALDLSTSMEAGDFRPQNRMHVAKEVLSEFIANRVNDRIGLVVFAGAAYTQAPLTLDYGVLKEVIKQLRTRVLEDGTAIGDALATSLNRLRDSEAKSRVVVLITDGDNNAGKISPMDSANMAQALKVPIYTILVGKGGKVPFPQGTDLFGNTVWRETEIPINPELMQDIADRTGGEYYRATDPEQLRAGLQKVLDSLERSKLMEGGASATYREEFHPFLLAAFGLAALELLLRATFLRVFP, encoded by the coding sequence ATGCCGCCGCTCCCCGCGTTCAATAACCCAGAGGCGCTCTGGGGGCTGCTGCTCGTGCCGCTCCTGCTGCTGCAGGCCTGGCGGGAGCGGCGCGCCCGCGCCACGCTGCGCTTCTCCGGCGCGCACGTCTTCGCCCGGAGCGGCAAGGGCTTCCGCACGTACCTGCTGCCCCTGCTCCCGCTGCTGCGCGCGGCGGCGGTGACCGCGGCCATCCTCGCCATCGCCCGGCCCCAGGGGCGCGACTCGCGGGTGAGGGACTTGTCGGTGGAGGGCATCGACATCGTGGTGGCGCTGGACCTGTCCACCTCCATGGAGGCCGGCGACTTCCGTCCGCAGAACCGCATGCACGTGGCGAAGGAGGTGCTCAGCGAGTTCATCGCCAACCGCGTGAATGACCGCATCGGCCTGGTGGTGTTCGCGGGCGCGGCCTACACGCAGGCGCCGCTGACGCTGGACTACGGCGTGCTGAAGGAGGTCATCAAGCAGCTGCGCACCCGCGTGCTGGAGGACGGCACGGCCATTGGCGACGCGCTGGCCACGTCGCTCAACCGCCTGCGCGACTCGGAGGCGAAGAGCCGCGTGGTGGTGCTGATCACCGACGGTGACAACAACGCCGGGAAGATTTCACCGATGGACTCGGCGAACATGGCGCAGGCGCTGAAGGTGCCCATCTACACCATCCTCGTGGGCAAGGGCGGCAAGGTGCCCTTCCCGCAGGGCACGGACCTGTTCGGCAACACCGTCTGGCGCGAGACGGAGATTCCCATCAACCCGGAGCTGATGCAGGACATCGCGGACCGCACCGGCGGCGAGTACTACCGCGCCACGGACCCGGAGCAGCTGCGGGCGGGCCTGCAGAAGGTGCTCGACTCGCTGGAGCGCTCCAAGCTGATGGAGGGCGGCGCGAGCGCCACCTACCGCGAGGAGTTCCATCCGTTCCTGCTGGCCGCCTTCGGCCTCGCCGCGCTGGAGCTGCTCCTGCGCGCCACCTTCCTGAGGGTCTTCCCGTGA
- a CDS encoding alpha/beta fold hydrolase: MKAPAKAPAVGPVEAGLLGQLAPAVTATVRWLPSGGALRVLEGGQGPTVVLLHGRGGAASTWFVYLTALARGHRVLAVDLPGFGMSSAPEGKVTTAEDGVRFFTEPVEALLEQLAPGPVSVVGHSLGGLVGLELALRGRVPVERLVLVGAMGLGPDMERKARLFFRAGPERLARSLGPWAWSRLMPPAPTPLGERLGALEYELVAVPGGRDAAARAFNTLVPVTGPVFHRRERLGEVKVPVLLVWGEKEDVVPVSLAEEASRRFSQARLMRVDAGHSPHQEHPEQVLPELKAFLDTTAPAGTR; the protein is encoded by the coding sequence ATGAAGGCCCCGGCGAAGGCGCCGGCCGTGGGGCCCGTGGAAGCCGGCCTGCTGGGGCAGCTGGCCCCGGCCGTGACGGCCACGGTGCGCTGGCTGCCGTCCGGCGGGGCCCTGAGGGTGCTGGAGGGAGGCCAGGGGCCCACCGTCGTCCTGCTCCACGGGCGCGGCGGGGCGGCGTCCACGTGGTTCGTCTACCTGACGGCGCTGGCCCGGGGGCACCGGGTGCTGGCGGTGGACCTGCCCGGCTTCGGAATGTCCTCGGCCCCCGAGGGCAAGGTGACTACGGCCGAGGACGGGGTGCGCTTCTTCACCGAGCCGGTGGAGGCGCTGCTGGAGCAGCTGGCCCCCGGGCCGGTGTCGGTGGTGGGTCACTCGCTGGGCGGGCTGGTGGGGCTGGAGCTGGCGCTGCGCGGCCGGGTGCCGGTGGAGCGGCTGGTGCTGGTGGGGGCGATGGGGCTGGGGCCGGACATGGAGCGCAAGGCGCGGCTGTTCTTCCGCGCGGGGCCGGAGCGGCTGGCGCGCTCGCTGGGGCCTTGGGCCTGGTCGCGGCTGATGCCTCCGGCGCCGACGCCGCTGGGTGAGCGGCTGGGGGCCCTGGAGTACGAGCTGGTCGCGGTGCCCGGCGGCAGGGACGCGGCGGCGCGCGCGTTCAACACGCTGGTGCCGGTGACGGGCCCCGTGTTCCACCGGCGGGAGCGGCTGGGTGAGGTGAAGGTGCCGGTGCTGCTCGTGTGGGGGGAGAAGGAGGACGTCGTGCCCGTGTCGCTCGCGGAGGAGGCCTCGCGGCGGTTTTCCCAGGCGCGGCTGATGCGCGTGGACGCCGGGCACAGCCCCCACCAGGAACATCCCGAGCAGGTGCTGCCGGAGCTCAAGGCGTTCCTGGACACGACGGCACCGGCCGGGACGCGGTAG
- a CDS encoding DUF58 domain-containing protein: MLPKDLIRRIRKLEIRTRKVVSDMLAGQYHSVFKGRGMAFSEVRQYQPGDEIRIIDWNVTARMNEAYVKVFTEERELTVMLLVDVSASKEFGSKERTKAEIAAEVAAQIAFSAIANNDRVGLILFSDRVEKVVPPRKGRTHVLRLVSDILTFKPQGRGTDLATGLTYLRQVAKRKAVTFLISDFQARDFEKPLRLVGRKHDLVPVVVEDPMEEDFPRLGLVEMEDPETGDRFVVDTSDPRVRGRFARAMQAARDERRKLFKKLELDHVELRAGDDHGKALAQFFRARARRMAA, from the coding sequence GTGCTTCCCAAGGACCTCATCCGCCGCATCCGCAAGCTGGAGATTCGCACCCGCAAGGTGGTCTCCGACATGCTCGCGGGCCAGTACCACTCGGTCTTCAAGGGCCGGGGCATGGCCTTCTCCGAGGTGCGGCAGTACCAGCCCGGTGACGAGATTCGCATCATCGACTGGAACGTCACCGCGCGCATGAACGAGGCCTACGTCAAGGTCTTCACCGAGGAGCGCGAGCTGACGGTGATGCTCCTGGTGGACGTGTCCGCCTCCAAGGAGTTCGGCTCGAAGGAGCGCACCAAGGCGGAGATCGCCGCCGAGGTCGCCGCGCAGATTGCCTTCAGCGCGATTGCCAACAACGACCGGGTGGGGCTCATCCTCTTCTCGGACCGGGTGGAGAAAGTGGTTCCGCCGCGCAAGGGCCGCACGCACGTGCTGCGGCTGGTGAGCGACATCCTCACCTTCAAGCCGCAGGGCAGGGGCACGGACCTGGCCACGGGGCTGACGTACCTGCGGCAGGTGGCGAAGCGGAAGGCCGTGACGTTCCTCATCTCCGACTTCCAGGCGCGCGACTTCGAGAAGCCGCTGCGCCTGGTGGGCCGCAAGCACGACCTGGTGCCGGTGGTGGTGGAGGACCCGATGGAGGAGGACTTCCCGCGCCTGGGCCTGGTGGAGATGGAGGACCCGGAGACGGGAGACCGCTTCGTGGTGGACACCAGCGACCCGCGCGTGCGGGGCCGCTTCGCCCGGGCCATGCAGGCCGCGCGCGACGAGCGGCGCAAGCTGTTCAAGAAGCTGGAGCTGGACCACGTGGAGCTGCGGGCGGGGGATGACCACGGCAAGGCGCTCGCGCAGTTCTTCCGCGCGCGGGCCCGGAGGATGGCGGCGTGA